Proteins encoded in a region of the Hydrogenimonas thermophila genome:
- a CDS encoding MerR family transcriptional regulator, producing the protein MALLDNDKDVLPLSSIAELLSAKVRTLKMYEEKGLLPKKNGDSSKKLYSINDIRLIAFTHYLASVKKINANGIRYILDMLNSNMDEETRNDFLNKVESKMETLSGKDITDVDTI; encoded by the coding sequence ATGGCATTATTAGATAATGATAAAGATGTGTTACCATTAAGCAGTATTGCTGAATTATTAAGTGCGAAGGTACGTACATTAAAGATGTATGAAGAAAAAGGATTATTACCTAAAAAAAATGGAGATTCTTCAAAAAAATTATACTCAATAAACGATATTAGACTTATAGCTTTTACACATTATCTTGCCAGCGTAAAAAAAATTAATGCTAATGGAATAAGATATATATTAGATATGCTTAATAGCAATATGGATGAAGAAACAAGAAATGACTTTTTAAATAAAGTTGAAAGTAAAATGGAAACACTTTCGGGTAAGGATATTACTGATGTTGATACAATTTAA
- a CDS encoding adenosylmethionine--8-amino-7-oxononanoate transaminase, with translation MNNTQYIKEDLNYIFHPCSQMKEYERNLPLIPIKSAKGVYLYDYDDNAYIDAISSWWVNLFGHSNPYINKKIKEQIDTLEHIIFAGFTHKPAIDLAKRLIQLSPDGLNKVFFADNGSSAIEIALKMSFQYYYNKGETRPYFISLENSYHGETMGALAVGGVSLYKDIYSDILIKTLQAKSPALHNEEEALEDMEKLLKQYKGKVSSVIIEPLVQCAGGMAMYDASYISKLKELCNYYGVHIIADEIAVGFGRTGTMFACEQAKVTPDFMCLSKGITGGYLPLSVTLITDDIYNAFYCDYHTGKSFLDSHSYTGNPLACAAANASLDLLELKTTKEYNLILALMMKIRLKEIKKLQQVQSVRQKGLIVAIELKKTYASRDISLNIYRHSLQNGVLIRPLGNVIYVMPPYIIKINELDKIFDTIINAIKIISI, from the coding sequence ATGAATAACACTCAATATATTAAAGAAGATTTAAACTATATTTTTCATCCTTGTTCACAAATGAAAGAATATGAAAGAAATTTGCCACTTATACCAATAAAAAGTGCAAAAGGAGTATATCTATATGATTATGATGATAATGCCTACATTGATGCAATAAGTAGTTGGTGGGTAAATCTTTTTGGACATTCAAACCCGTATATTAATAAAAAAATTAAAGAACAAATAGATACTCTAGAGCATATTATATTTGCAGGTTTTACACATAAGCCAGCAATAGATCTTGCCAAAAGATTAATTCAACTATCTCCTGATGGATTAAATAAAGTTTTTTTTGCAGACAATGGCTCAAGTGCAATAGAGATCGCACTAAAAATGAGCTTTCAATACTACTATAATAAAGGTGAAACACGTCCCTATTTTATCTCATTAGAAAATAGCTATCATGGTGAAACAATGGGTGCTTTAGCCGTTGGTGGAGTAAGTTTATATAAAGATATATATAGTGATATACTTATCAAAACACTTCAAGCAAAGTCTCCTGCACTACATAATGAAGAAGAAGCTCTTGAAGATATGGAAAAATTACTTAAACAATATAAAGGTAAAGTCTCTTCAGTTATTATTGAACCACTTGTACAATGTGCTGGTGGTATGGCTATGTATGATGCTTCTTATATTAGTAAATTAAAAGAACTTTGCAACTATTATGGAGTTCATATTATAGCAGATGAAATAGCTGTTGGTTTTGGTAGAACCGGAACAATGTTTGCTTGTGAACAGGCTAAAGTTACACCTGATTTTATGTGTTTATCAAAAGGAATTACGGGAGGCTATCTTCCTTTATCAGTAACATTAATAACTGATGATATATATAATGCTTTTTATTGTGATTATCATACAGGAAAATCTTTTCTTGATTCTCATAGCTATACAGGTAATCCTTTAGCTTGTGCAGCAGCAAATGCTTCTTTAGATTTATTAGAACTTAAAACAACAAAAGAATATAATTTGATTTTAGCTTTAATGATGAAAATTAGGTTAAAAGAAATTAAAAAGCTTCAACAAGTACAATCAGTTAGGCAAAAAGGCTTAATAGTTGCTATTGAATTAAAAAAAACTTATGCAAGTAGAGACATTAGTTTAAATATATACCGTCATTCCTTACAAAATGGTGTTTTAATTAGACCACTAGGTAATGTTATTTATGTTATGCCTCCTTATATTATAAAAATTAATGAGTTAGATAAAATTTTTGATACTATCATAAATGCAATAAAAATAATTTCAATTTAA
- a CDS encoding aspartate kinase, protein MRRKIVCKFGGSSVENAIQIKKVKEIIKDNKNRKYIVVSAPGRDEKYNEKITDHLINIALKGQHLSKKRISTNDSKEAVIKKFSTLCNDLDISKEKIIPFLENDFKTTLKEKKKIAFLASRGEHYNAKIIAEYFNKSGINTQLVLPEDIGFILNDDYLDAKIIDKTYTNLEKLKTEDKICIMPGFYGVTQNGDVAILSRGGSDLTGGELAYSINASLYENWSDIDGVYEVDPRIIKDADVIPRLTFKEIRLLSTKGFNVFHFDAMINCKKRNIPINIRNTNRPSASGTIILNERVHTEDVVGIAKLDNMAYIYLEKDGLGEEIGFMEGLLSIFNKYQINTYFYPTDKDDIAVLLKKEDLTGNINNLRAEIEEKLSPDVIDVVYDLAILSMVGIGLKYNSYAIADAVTVLKDNNIDIEMLDQAPAKLSFHIGIAQHHADTALKLLYNKLILND, encoded by the coding sequence ATGAGACGAAAAATAGTTTGTAAATTTGGTGGTAGTTCAGTAGAGAATGCTATTCAAATTAAAAAAGTTAAAGAAATCATAAAAGATAATAAAAATAGAAAATATATCGTTGTATCAGCTCCAGGCAGAGATGAGAAATATAATGAAAAAATAACCGATCATCTTATAAATATTGCACTTAAAGGACAGCATTTAAGTAAAAAAAGAATAAGTACAAATGATAGTAAAGAAGCTGTTATAAAAAAGTTTTCTACATTATGTAATGACTTAGATATATCTAAAGAAAAAATAATTCCTTTTCTTGAAAATGACTTTAAAACTACTTTAAAAGAAAAGAAAAAAATTGCTTTTTTGGCTTCCAGAGGAGAACATTATAATGCAAAAATTATTGCTGAATATTTTAATAAAAGTGGAATTAATACACAACTAGTATTACCAGAAGATATAGGATTTATTTTAAATGATGATTATTTAGATGCAAAAATAATTGATAAAACTTATACTAATCTTGAAAAACTCAAAACGGAAGATAAAATTTGTATAATGCCAGGTTTTTATGGAGTTACCCAAAATGGTGATGTTGCAATTTTATCAAGAGGAGGCTCTGACTTAACTGGTGGAGAGTTAGCATATTCAATAAATGCATCACTTTATGAAAACTGGAGTGATATAGATGGTGTTTATGAAGTTGATCCAAGAATTATAAAAGATGCAGATGTTATTCCAAGATTAACGTTTAAAGAAATTAGACTGCTATCAACAAAAGGATTTAATGTTTTCCATTTTGATGCGATGATAAATTGTAAAAAAAGAAATATTCCTATCAACATAAGAAACACTAATCGTCCTTCAGCTAGTGGTACTATAATACTCAATGAAAGAGTACATACTGAAGATGTTGTTGGTATTGCAAAACTTGATAATATGGCATACATATATCTTGAAAAAGATGGTCTTGGAGAAGAAATAGGTTTTATGGAAGGACTACTAAGTATCTTTAACAAATACCAGATAAATACTTATTTTTACCCAACAGATAAAGATGATATTGCAGTATTATTAAAAAAAGAAGACTTAACAGGAAATATAAATAATCTAAGAGCTGAGATAGAAGAAAAATTATCTCCTGATGTAATAGATGTTGTATATGACTTAGCTATATTGAGTATGGTAGGAATAGGATTAAAATATAATTCTTATGCTATCGCAGATGCAGTAACAGTACTAAAAGATAATAATATAGATATTGAAATGCTAGATCAGGCTCCAGCAAAACTCTCATTTCATATAGGAATAGCACAACATCATGCAGATACTGCTTTGAAACTCTTATATAACAAATTAATACTTAATGACTAG
- a CDS encoding chloride channel protein, which yields KIIKKIPLHPYTVAFLGGVLLVILALIFGDIYLGLGLETIKNTLNHDPYFSKDIPWYAFLLKTLFTSITLGVGGSGGIITPIFYIGATSGHLFGQLVGNDHIALFAALGFVSVLAGAANAPIAATIMAVELFGLEIAHYAALSAVISFLITGHRSVFPSQILAMKKSEMLDVTVGEEVEKTEVDLEDTKIGKIKDIKERIKRRREKLKKKKIRKVKNSKK from the coding sequence CAAAAATTATTAAAAAAATACCTTTACATCCATATACAGTTGCATTTTTAGGTGGAGTTCTTCTTGTAATATTGGCATTGATTTTTGGAGATATATATCTTGGGCTTGGACTTGAAACCATAAAGAATACTCTTAACCATGATCCATACTTTTCAAAAGATATCCCTTGGTACGCTTTTTTACTCAAAACTCTCTTTACTTCAATTACTCTTGGTGTAGGAGGAAGCGGAGGAATAATTACACCAATTTTCTATATTGGTGCTACAAGTGGACATCTATTTGGTCAATTAGTTGGAAATGATCATATTGCACTATTTGCAGCACTAGGATTTGTAAGTGTTTTAGCCGGAGCTGCCAATGCACCTATTGCAGCAACAATTATGGCAGTTGAACTTTTTGGGCTTGAAATAGCACACTATGCTGCATTGAGTGCGGTTATAAGCTTTTTAATCACAGGACATAGAAGTGTATTTCCATCACAAATTCTTGCAATGAAAAAATCTGAAATGTTAGATGTTACAGTAGGAGAAGAAGTTGAAAAAACTGAAGTAGATCTTGAAGATACGAAAATTGGAAAAATTAAAGATATAAAAGAGCGTATAAAAAGACGTAGAGAAAAACTAAAAAAGAAAAAAATACGTAAAGTTAAAAACTCAAAAAAATAG